A stretch of DNA from Vicinamibacterales bacterium:
CAGAGTTGAAACCTCGGCGAGGCGCGTCGCCTCCGCTGATGTCAGTTCCGCGGGGTGAGGCAGTAGTTGCTGGAAGAGGGCCTCGGCCCCACGCCAGCTTCGCGCATCCGCGAGCGCGTCGATCATTGTCGCAATTAGCACCCGCGGAAACCGAGCGACCAGTGGACGACGAAAGATCTCTGGGTCGATTGGGTCAGACAGCAAGTGTCCCTGGAAGACGGCGATGAATCCGTACGGCCTAGTCTGATCTAGACACACGGGAGGATTAACACGTTGGGCCGCGCGACAGCAAACCCAACTTCCCGAGAGGCCCAATCAGAACTCTTGAATGCTTCGCTCAGCAACGGCACGAAGATCTCCGTAGCTGCGAGTTCGACAAGAATCGTGTCACGCCACTCTTGCGATACGCGAATATCGTCGTGAGCCATGAAGGCATCGACTCCAAGACCGGTGAGCACCTTCTTGACCTCGGCCGCTTTGTGACGATCGTGCGTTGAGTAGCTGACGAACCCGCGAATACGCATTCCCATCGGCGCCTAACCGTCTTCGGTTTTGATCTTCATGCTGAGGCCTAACGGACAGCGCTCACCCGCGGCCGCTTCGTTTCACGGGTGCAGCGCTTGTTAGGCCGACGCGCTGCCCCAGCCGACGAGCGCCCAGTCGGCTCAGATCAAGCATCATGTGTGACGAGTCACGCCAT
This window harbors:
- a CDS encoding toll/interleukin-1 receptor domain-containing protein, whose product is MRIRGFVSYSTHDRHKAAEVKKVLTGLGVDAFMAHDDIRVSQEWRDTILVELAATEIFVPLLSEAFKSSDWASREVGFAVARPNVLILPCV